From a single Labrenzia sp. PHM005 genomic region:
- a CDS encoding LysR family transcriptional regulator, whose translation MAQSLPPLPAIRAFEAVSRHLSFTKAGEELGMTQAAVSYQIKLLEEKLGFAVFERKPRKIELTAKGAQLAEGVVDGFERLRTAFEDVRGTHANELVINSNTTFAMNWLGSRLFEFQMQNPDLAVRIVPYGPWEKPTFDCADVTISACFPPPEGSVTLPLVKAEFTPLVAPELAASIGGIHTLEDLLKIPIIDPGDPWWLMWFAAAGMPDPDLSRWPESRMGSQALEANRALAGQGAAILTPYFCRDALQSGRLIQPFELVCEHPNESWLLSYPPQNKNSRKIRLFCDWVVAELKKDGLALPAGSDGLAA comes from the coding sequence ATGGCACAGTCCCTTCCCCCTCTGCCCGCAATCCGGGCCTTTGAAGCCGTCAGCCGGCACCTGAGCTTCACCAAGGCAGGTGAGGAACTGGGCATGACCCAGGCAGCGGTCAGCTACCAGATCAAGCTTCTGGAAGAAAAACTCGGTTTTGCCGTGTTTGAACGGAAACCCCGCAAGATAGAACTGACGGCCAAAGGAGCGCAGCTTGCAGAAGGGGTTGTAGACGGTTTTGAAAGATTACGGACTGCGTTCGAGGATGTGCGCGGTACCCATGCAAACGAGCTGGTGATCAACAGCAACACGACCTTTGCAATGAACTGGCTGGGGTCACGTCTGTTTGAGTTCCAGATGCAAAACCCGGATCTGGCGGTCAGGATCGTTCCCTACGGGCCGTGGGAAAAACCAACCTTTGACTGTGCCGATGTGACAATATCGGCCTGTTTTCCGCCCCCGGAAGGTTCTGTCACCCTGCCGCTGGTCAAAGCTGAATTTACACCGCTGGTCGCGCCGGAACTTGCGGCCAGCATCGGCGGTATTCACACGCTAGAAGATCTTCTCAAAATACCGATCATCGATCCCGGCGATCCCTGGTGGCTCATGTGGTTCGCTGCTGCTGGAATGCCCGATCCCGATCTGAGCCGCTGGCCGGAATCCCGTATGGGATCTCAGGCGCTGGAGGCCAACCGGGCGCTGGCCGGGCAGGGGGCTGCGATCCTTACCCCCTATTTTTGCCGCGATGCCCTGCAGTCCGGACGGCTGATTCAGCCGTTTGAGCTGGTCTGCGAACACCCGAATGAATCTTGGTTGCTCAGTTATCCGCCGCAAAACAAAAACAGCCGGAAAATCCGGCTGTTCTGCGATTGGGTGGTCGCGGAGCTGAAAAAGGACGGACTTGCGCTTCCGGCAGGATCAGACGGACTGGCGGCGTAG
- a CDS encoding aspartate aminotransferase family protein has protein sequence MSHVFPRHTKAKPPIAVRGEGCYITDNSGKKYFDGSGGAAVSCLGHNDPDVIAAIKGQVDQIAFAHTGFFTSEPAEQLADLLIEHAPGDLDRVYFVSGGSEAVEAALKLARQYFLEKGETSRHRVIARRQSYHGNTLGALATGGNQWRREPFSPLMIETSHISPCFEYRGRQDDETAYEYGRRVANELETEIQRLGAENVMAFVAEPVVGATAGAVAPVEGYFKRIREICDHYGILLILDEVMCGMGRTGTLFACEQDGIAPDILTIAKGLGAGYQPIGAMLCTSEIYEAIENGTGFFQHGHTYIGHPTACAAAVAVLKKLTGGVAAGVAPLGDKLDAALKDAFGQHPHVGDVRGRGLFRGIELVEDRGSKAPFDPKRGINKALKKAAFEAGLICYPMGGTIDGVNGDHILLAPPFIIDDSHISEITDKLQTAFKAVF, from the coding sequence ATGTCTCACGTTTTTCCCCGTCATACCAAAGCCAAGCCGCCCATCGCAGTGCGTGGAGAAGGCTGTTACATCACTGACAATTCAGGCAAAAAGTATTTTGACGGTTCTGGTGGAGCCGCAGTGTCGTGCCTCGGTCACAACGATCCGGATGTGATCGCGGCGATCAAGGGGCAAGTGGATCAGATCGCATTTGCCCACACAGGTTTTTTCACCTCGGAACCTGCCGAACAGCTTGCTGACTTATTGATTGAGCATGCGCCAGGCGATCTCGACCGGGTCTATTTTGTTTCCGGGGGGTCCGAAGCCGTAGAGGCCGCGCTCAAGCTGGCGCGTCAGTATTTTCTGGAGAAGGGGGAGACTTCCCGGCACCGGGTCATCGCCCGCCGCCAAAGTTATCATGGCAATACGCTCGGCGCGCTGGCGACCGGCGGCAATCAATGGCGGCGGGAGCCATTTTCGCCGTTGATGATTGAAACATCTCACATTTCTCCGTGTTTTGAGTACCGGGGCCGGCAAGACGACGAAACAGCGTATGAGTACGGTCGACGGGTTGCCAATGAACTGGAGACCGAAATCCAGCGTTTGGGCGCGGAAAATGTCATGGCCTTTGTCGCCGAACCTGTTGTCGGCGCAACGGCAGGGGCCGTGGCTCCTGTCGAAGGCTATTTCAAACGGATCCGTGAGATCTGCGACCACTACGGTATCCTTCTGATCCTGGACGAAGTCATGTGCGGCATGGGCCGGACCGGGACACTGTTTGCGTGTGAACAGGACGGGATCGCTCCGGACATCCTGACCATCGCCAAGGGGCTTGGAGCTGGCTACCAGCCAATCGGAGCCATGCTGTGTACCTCAGAAATCTATGAAGCGATTGAGAATGGAACCGGGTTTTTCCAGCACGGCCATACCTACATCGGCCATCCGACAGCCTGTGCCGCTGCTGTCGCTGTCTTGAAAAAACTAACCGGTGGAGTTGCCGCCGGTGTCGCACCGCTCGGCGACAAACTGGATGCTGCACTGAAAGACGCTTTCGGTCAGCACCCCCATGTCGGCGACGTCCGGGGACGCGGACTGTTCCGGGGAATTGAACTGGTTGAAGATCGGGGATCAAAAGCCCCCTTCGATCCGAAGCGTGGCATCAACAAAGCGCTCAAGAAGGCGGCCTTTGAAGCCGGACTGATCTGTTATCCGATGGGCGGTACGATTGACGGGGTCAACGGAGATCACATCTTGCTGGCTCCGCCGTTTATCATCGACGACAGCCACATCTCCGAAATCACTGACAAACTTCAAACAGCGTTCAAGGCAGTTTTCTGA
- a CDS encoding D-Ala-D-Ala carboxypeptidase family metallohydrolase, whose product MRQRFLAWTVFLGLSAVLVGCGSVAGVTGLGWATGSHNSIHYDDSSWCVPRKLKKVLNKVAKRYGKVTVHSTKRWWLENWWKGGAKDSYHLNCQAVDFSVGGNPSSVIAFLKSQPSVGGYKHYSSGHYHIDTGPRRTW is encoded by the coding sequence ATGCGTCAGCGTTTTTTGGCCTGGACTGTTTTTTTGGGCTTGTCCGCCGTTTTGGTGGGCTGCGGCTCGGTTGCCGGTGTCACCGGATTGGGCTGGGCGACCGGCTCCCACAACTCCATCCACTACGACGATTCATCGTGGTGTGTTCCGCGCAAGCTGAAAAAAGTGTTGAATAAAGTCGCCAAACGGTACGGCAAGGTGACCGTGCATTCCACCAAACGCTGGTGGCTAGAAAACTGGTGGAAGGGGGGCGCCAAGGATTCCTACCATCTGAATTGTCAGGCGGTTGATTTCTCAGTTGGCGGCAATCCGTCGTCTGTGATCGCTTTTCTAAAGTCCCAACCGTCTGTTGGCGGTTACAAACACTATTCCTCAGGCCACTATCACATCGACACTGGTCCACGCCGGACCTGGTGA
- a CDS encoding adenylate/guanylate cyclase domain-containing protein, with product MPPWEFTQLVLGLYIPWTLIPHVIVTMGLAKQTGFIPNYHQMLTILWPMNAFMQGILLLVVWTHAMIGLHFWLRLYPIYHRVKYVALAAAIAWPVLALWGFVEGARRLALAKDVKVKVSQDQWDWVFVLTDQARAFFFSIVIFSLLVILGRYLAGRFSRGVSISYPGGLSVKAQPGASLLEISRMHGVPLASVCGGRARCSTCRVKVIEGLDTLPEPSPAETTVLKRIGVSEDVRLACQIRPASNLQVQPLVAVKSQNGRQTHIQDAYYWGVEQDVVIMFVDLRNFTSMTEAQLAYDVVFLLNQYLDRVSAVIRAEGGHVDKFIGDGIMAIFGMQTGPETGARQALNACRRIEKVMQALNDEKGPQFRDAIRLGVGLHLGQAILGRIGAAGSDGSRGGLTALGDVVNTASRLETENKSHGSFLVVSKAVVDAAGATAPEDSLCEISVRGKEKPLEIFALQQMDGLLLPGEAGTEIPV from the coding sequence ATGCCGCCCTGGGAATTCACTCAGCTGGTTCTGGGCCTCTACATTCCCTGGACGCTGATCCCCCATGTGATTGTCACCATGGGACTGGCCAAACAAACGGGCTTCATTCCGAACTATCACCAGATGCTCACCATTCTTTGGCCGATGAACGCGTTCATGCAAGGCATTCTTCTGTTGGTGGTGTGGACCCATGCGATGATCGGGCTGCATTTCTGGCTGCGCCTTTATCCTATTTATCATCGGGTCAAATACGTGGCGCTTGCTGCGGCCATTGCCTGGCCGGTTCTAGCCTTGTGGGGGTTTGTCGAAGGGGCGCGGCGCCTCGCCTTGGCCAAAGACGTCAAAGTGAAAGTCAGTCAAGATCAATGGGATTGGGTATTCGTGCTGACAGATCAAGCCCGGGCGTTTTTCTTCAGCATTGTAATTTTCAGTCTTCTGGTGATCCTGGGCCGCTATCTGGCTGGCCGGTTTTCCCGAGGTGTTTCCATTTCTTATCCAGGCGGCCTGTCCGTCAAAGCGCAGCCCGGGGCATCGCTTCTCGAAATCAGCCGGATGCACGGTGTACCACTGGCCTCCGTCTGCGGTGGGCGCGCCCGGTGTTCAACCTGCCGCGTGAAAGTGATTGAGGGCCTGGATACCCTTCCGGAACCAAGTCCAGCAGAAACTACGGTTTTGAAACGGATCGGTGTCTCCGAAGATGTCCGGCTTGCCTGCCAAATCCGGCCGGCATCAAACCTTCAGGTCCAGCCTTTGGTGGCAGTCAAATCCCAAAATGGCCGTCAAACTCATATTCAAGACGCCTATTATTGGGGAGTTGAGCAGGATGTGGTCATCATGTTCGTTGACCTCAGAAATTTCACCAGCATGACCGAAGCGCAGCTGGCGTATGATGTGGTTTTTTTGCTCAATCAGTATTTGGACCGGGTGTCAGCCGTCATCCGCGCAGAAGGCGGCCATGTCGACAAGTTCATCGGTGACGGGATCATGGCGATATTCGGCATGCAGACCGGGCCGGAAACCGGCGCGCGCCAAGCTTTGAATGCGTGCCGGCGGATTGAAAAGGTGATGCAGGCTCTAAATGATGAGAAAGGCCCGCAGTTCCGCGACGCAATCCGGCTCGGTGTCGGTCTGCATCTCGGTCAGGCCATTTTGGGGCGGATCGGCGCCGCAGGAAGCGACGGTTCACGAGGTGGATTGACGGCCCTTGGTGATGTTGTGAACACAGCCAGCCGCCTGGAAACGGAAAACAAAAGCCACGGCAGCTTCCTGGTAGTTTCCAAGGCTGTAGTTGACGCAGCTGGCGCAACGGCACCTGAGGACAGCTTGTGTGAAATCAGCGTGCGCGGCAAAGAAAAACCGCTTGAAATCTTTGCACTTCAACAAATGGATGGTTTATTGCTGCCAGGTGAAGCGGGTACGGAAATACCCGTATAA
- a CDS encoding 3-keto-5-aminohexanoate cleavage protein, whose product MRLEKQVAPLPLIMVAPNGARRTKADHQALPMSIRDTVDTAVACFKAGAGAIHAHVRDDSGGHVLDADRYQELLSELAAAAPHMQVQITTEAVGKYTPDEQRQLVRTVKPSFVSIAVREMIPDDNTDAAAAFYEEVLRDGCTVQHILYSPEDLDRFFDLVESGVIPGNGHQILLVLGRYSDNQQSTPEDLEPFLELLDARRNGNRIEWAVCAFGHRETECLVHAIQKGGKARIGFENSLWNRDGACANDNADRVKDLVAALEEKNISVL is encoded by the coding sequence ATGAGACTAGAGAAACAAGTGGCTCCGCTGCCATTGATCATGGTGGCGCCAAATGGTGCGCGCCGGACGAAGGCCGATCACCAGGCTTTGCCGATGTCCATCCGGGATACTGTGGATACTGCGGTCGCTTGTTTTAAGGCCGGCGCCGGCGCCATTCATGCGCATGTCCGTGATGACAGCGGAGGCCATGTTCTGGACGCGGACCGGTATCAAGAATTGCTGTCAGAGCTGGCAGCGGCTGCGCCGCATATGCAGGTTCAAATCACTACAGAAGCCGTCGGGAAATATACGCCGGATGAGCAACGGCAGTTGGTGCGGACGGTCAAGCCATCGTTTGTTTCGATCGCGGTTCGAGAAATGATTCCGGATGACAACACAGATGCCGCTGCAGCCTTTTACGAAGAGGTATTGAGGGACGGCTGTACGGTGCAGCACATCCTTTATAGTCCGGAGGATCTCGACCGGTTTTTTGATCTGGTCGAAAGCGGCGTCATTCCCGGAAATGGGCATCAGATTTTGCTCGTCCTCGGCCGGTATTCAGACAATCAGCAAAGCACGCCGGAGGACTTGGAACCTTTTCTGGAATTGCTGGACGCCCGCCGCAACGGCAACAGGATCGAATGGGCGGTTTGTGCCTTCGGCCATCGGGAAACAGAATGTTTGGTGCATGCCATTCAAAAGGGCGGCAAGGCACGGATCGGATTTGAAAACAGTCTTTGGAACCGCGACGGCGCGTGTGCAAATGACAACGCTGACAGGGTCAAGGATCTGGTGGCGGCGCTGGAAGAAAAGAATATTTCTGTTCTTTAG
- a CDS encoding ArsC family reductase: MKVYGIKNCDTVKKARKFLEEAGVDYTFHDYKKEGVDADKLANFVGEFGWDAVLNKRGTTWRRLDEATQDGVTDAKSALEVMIDNPSVIKRPIVEGESKNFIGFDAVAWEMALELGELK; the protein is encoded by the coding sequence ATGAAGGTCTACGGCATCAAGAATTGCGATACGGTCAAAAAAGCGCGGAAATTCCTGGAAGAAGCGGGTGTGGACTACACGTTCCATGACTACAAGAAGGAGGGAGTCGACGCCGACAAACTGGCAAATTTTGTTGGTGAATTTGGCTGGGACGCGGTTTTGAACAAACGCGGCACGACCTGGCGGCGCCTTGATGAGGCAACCCAGGACGGTGTTACGGATGCCAAAAGCGCGCTCGAAGTGATGATCGACAATCCGTCTGTGATCAAACGGCCGATTGTCGAAGGCGAGTCTAAGAACTTCATTGGCTTTGATGCTGTGGCCTGGGAAATGGCTCTAGAGTTGGGCGAGCTGAAATAA